The following coding sequences are from one Thiohalospira halophila DSM 15071 window:
- a CDS encoding helix-turn-helix domain-containing protein: protein MSRPLRIEYDGAWYHVTNRGRARQTIFPGRASYEAFLETLAEAVHRFRVGIHAYCLMPDHYHLLVQTPLGNLSRAMRHIDGLYTQRYNRLEETDGPLFRGRYKAILVDADAWLLSVSRYIHRAPVEADPPLVANLADWPWSSYPAYLGRATAPAWLETGTVLNALGPSDPTGYRGFVESGVEEELERFYANQRATPILGDEAFRERALAGTTPSPENPKPARPALHTAEAVIAAVAAEWGVEPVALGGRGYGASPAIREARRVAMWLCREETDRTLAAIGEHFGGIHYSAVSQHVRRLGEALQKEGRLQRAVEAARTRLTG, encoded by the coding sequence ATGAGCCGACCACTACGCATCGAATACGACGGCGCCTGGTACCACGTGACGAACCGTGGCCGGGCCAGACAGACCATCTTCCCCGGACGGGCCAGCTACGAGGCCTTCCTGGAGACCCTGGCCGAGGCGGTTCACCGCTTCCGGGTCGGGATCCACGCCTACTGCCTCATGCCCGACCACTACCACCTGCTGGTGCAGACCCCGCTGGGCAACCTCAGCCGGGCCATGCGCCACATCGACGGCCTCTACACCCAGCGCTACAACCGCCTGGAGGAGACCGACGGCCCCCTCTTCCGGGGCCGGTACAAGGCCATCCTGGTGGATGCCGACGCCTGGCTCCTCTCCGTCTCTCGCTACATCCACCGCGCTCCGGTGGAGGCCGACCCACCCCTGGTGGCCAACCTTGCCGACTGGCCCTGGTCCAGCTACCCCGCCTATCTGGGTCGAGCCACCGCGCCCGCCTGGCTGGAGACCGGGACCGTCCTCAACGCCCTGGGTCCTTCGGACCCCACCGGCTATCGGGGCTTCGTGGAGTCCGGCGTGGAGGAGGAACTCGAGCGCTTCTACGCCAATCAGCGCGCCACGCCGATCCTGGGCGACGAGGCCTTCCGGGAACGGGCCCTGGCCGGCACCACCCCCTCCCCGGAGAACCCGAAGCCGGCACGCCCGGCCCTCCACACCGCCGAGGCGGTCATCGCGGCGGTGGCAGCGGAGTGGGGCGTGGAGCCGGTGGCCCTGGGCGGTCGCGGCTACGGTGCCAGCCCGGCCATCCGCGAGGCGCGCCGGGTGGCCATGTGGCTCTGCCGGGAGGAGACCGACCGGACCCTGGCCGCCATCGGCGAGCACTTCGGCGGGATCCACTACTCCGCCGTGAGCCAGCACGTCCGCCGCCTTGGCGAGGCACTGCAGAAGGAGGGCCGCCTCCAGCGCGCCGTCGAGGCCGCCCGCACCCGACTCACGGGCTGA
- a CDS encoding RNA polymerase sigma factor produces MSVLDWLRGTRSARRQLVESRRRLYRMALAWSGDPAQADDLTQEALARALQKAHQIRDPERFDSWLFAVLNNCWRDHLRRRRPEPLEEGAEEEMATEDPGPEELGSSDEIGARVRAAVAQLPAGQRQVVSLVDLEGMSYADVASALDVPVGTVMSRLYRARRALKERLLDLHPAEAAGPAHLRSVK; encoded by the coding sequence ATGAGTGTACTGGACTGGCTGAGGGGGACCCGCTCGGCCCGCCGGCAACTGGTGGAGAGCCGACGACGGCTCTATCGCATGGCGCTCGCCTGGAGTGGCGATCCCGCCCAGGCGGATGACCTGACCCAGGAAGCCCTGGCGCGGGCCCTGCAGAAGGCCCACCAGATCCGGGACCCGGAGCGGTTCGATAGCTGGCTCTTCGCCGTCCTCAATAATTGCTGGCGGGACCACCTGCGTCGTCGCCGGCCGGAGCCCCTGGAAGAGGGGGCCGAGGAGGAGATGGCCACCGAGGATCCGGGGCCCGAGGAGCTGGGGAGCAGCGACGAGATCGGCGCCCGGGTCCGTGCAGCGGTGGCTCAGCTACCCGCGGGACAGCGACAGGTGGTCAGCCTGGTGGACCTGGAAGGGATGAGTTACGCCGATGTGGCAAGCGCCCTGGATGTCCCGGTGGGGACGGTGATGAGCCGCCTCTACCGGGCGCGGCGTGCCCTCAAGGAGCGGCTGCTGGACCTGCATCCGGCGGAGGCGGCGGGACCCGCCCATTTACGGAGCGTGAAATGA
- a CDS encoding DsrE family protein, producing MNHPSESEEIRLNALLDDELDEEERAELLRRMSADPTLREAYWQLAVSRDLVAHAWDGIEPPEGSESRKKSPRAGQRAPLLAAAAVVLLAVGFLAGRMVALVPDMGGAGPVEMTQAADDKVVVHITESDPRNQRRALDRVDALLAAGKERVELVAQSRGLDLLRTDRSAAAKRVHRLLRDHAGLRVYACGNTLTRLQERGEEIELLDGTRRASSAEDHIVDRLQEGWSYIQA from the coding sequence ATGAACCACCCGAGCGAATCCGAAGAGATCCGGCTCAATGCCCTGCTGGATGATGAGCTGGATGAGGAGGAGCGCGCTGAACTCCTGCGGCGGATGTCAGCGGATCCGACCCTGCGCGAGGCCTACTGGCAGCTGGCGGTGAGCCGGGACCTGGTGGCCCATGCCTGGGACGGCATCGAGCCGCCGGAAGGGAGCGAGAGCCGGAAGAAGAGCCCGAGGGCCGGACAGCGCGCCCCCCTGCTCGCCGCCGCGGCCGTGGTCCTGCTGGCCGTGGGCTTTCTGGCCGGCCGGATGGTCGCCCTGGTGCCGGATATGGGGGGTGCCGGCCCGGTGGAAATGACCCAGGCCGCGGACGACAAGGTCGTCGTGCACATAACCGAGTCCGATCCCCGGAACCAGCGCCGGGCCCTGGACCGGGTGGACGCACTGCTGGCGGCCGGCAAGGAGCGGGTGGAGCTGGTGGCCCAGTCCCGCGGCCTCGATCTCCTCCGTACCGATCGCTCTGCCGCGGCCAAGCGGGTCCATCGCCTCCTGAGGGATCATGCCGGCCTGCGGGTCTACGCCTGCGGCAACACCCTCACCCGCCTCCAGGAGCGCGGCGAGGAGATCGAACTACTGGACGGAACCCGTCGCGCCTCCTCCGCCGAGGACCACATCGTCGACCGCCTCCAGGAGGGCTGGAGCTACATCCAGGCGTAG
- a CDS encoding YaiI/YqxD family protein has translation MAIWVDADACPGDIKSVLFKAADRTGTSLTLVANHRLSVPPSRHIRFVQVPSGFDVADHAIVTRMTAGDLVITGDIPLAAEVLEKGGHAISPRGEAFDAETIRQRLGMRDMMDELRSSGVQTGGPAAPGPKERQAFANALDRWLTRHGG, from the coding sequence ATGGCGATCTGGGTCGACGCCGACGCCTGTCCGGGCGATATCAAGTCGGTACTCTTCAAGGCCGCCGACCGGACCGGTACGTCGCTGACGCTGGTGGCCAACCACCGGTTGTCAGTCCCACCGTCGCGCCATATCCGGTTCGTGCAGGTGCCTTCCGGCTTCGATGTGGCGGATCACGCCATCGTCACCCGCATGACCGCGGGCGATCTCGTCATCACCGGGGATATCCCGCTGGCAGCCGAAGTACTGGAAAAGGGTGGCCACGCCATCAGCCCCCGGGGCGAGGCCTTCGACGCCGAGACCATCCGTCAGCGACTGGGCATGCGGGACATGATGGACGAACTCCGCAGCAGCGGCGTCCAGACCGGCGGGCCGGCAGCCCCCGGCCCCAAGGAGCGCCAGGCCTTCGCCAACGCCCTGGACCGCTGGCTGACCCGGCACGGCGGCTGA
- a CDS encoding FapA family protein: MADEENPETAPAGTEAAPEDEAPRDGSAEADGEGEQAGPPGAEAGLAFRQDEEGTLHADFTPSVSNVAVDGDALRRMLDEAGFGEVCLFREKVAELIRRQRDSKEPFSLAIGGHRDGAVEVTIDERGAAAEAQLRHPCGDGRAIDDEMIREALTNAGVTEGWLEEEFHRLIQDQGRTLTDPVVVARGIPPSDGEDTRFESLVPDAPERKPRDLGDDVVDYREFGGVVTVAEGDPLVRRQPPTEGEPGRTVTGDPIKPRPGRNIDFKTDSSVRIAEDDPDTLVATMGGMPVVTDTGAKVEQLVELDTVDLSTGHIDFDGTVVVKGDVAAAMRITATGDINVGGTVEAARLLADGDIVVNGGVLGRGNVRDEHGEARTEAGYIKAGGSLHARFVQNTMVEAGDSVIAKDMLNNSEVTCENQVVVGGKGGSEKAQIVGGLTRATTKVETSILGSPRSAHTRVEAGYDHEFHQRMRTCQEALADKDKLLADVERMLNYYRSYPEKAKQAEKAKPGLMKRLVATQSQAEEERQELEANREELEADLDHMRRARVVVRKQVYSNVTLVFGPKSRTTDEDIEEGGVFTLQDQWITFRRGKG; the protein is encoded by the coding sequence GTGGCGGACGAAGAAAACCCAGAAACCGCCCCGGCGGGGACGGAAGCCGCCCCCGAAGACGAGGCGCCCCGGGATGGCAGCGCCGAGGCAGACGGGGAGGGGGAGCAGGCGGGCCCACCCGGAGCGGAGGCAGGACTCGCCTTTCGTCAGGACGAAGAGGGCACCCTCCACGCCGATTTCACCCCCAGCGTGAGCAATGTCGCCGTGGATGGCGATGCCCTCCGGCGCATGCTCGACGAGGCCGGATTCGGCGAGGTCTGCCTGTTCCGTGAGAAGGTGGCGGAGCTCATCCGCCGCCAGCGCGACAGCAAGGAGCCCTTCAGCCTGGCCATCGGCGGCCACCGGGACGGCGCCGTGGAGGTGACCATCGACGAGCGCGGCGCCGCGGCCGAGGCCCAGCTCCGCCACCCGTGCGGGGACGGGCGCGCCATCGATGACGAGATGATCCGGGAGGCGCTCACCAACGCCGGCGTCACCGAGGGCTGGCTGGAGGAGGAGTTCCACCGGCTCATCCAGGATCAGGGCCGGACCCTCACCGACCCGGTGGTCGTCGCCCGCGGGATCCCACCCTCGGATGGCGAGGATACCCGCTTCGAGAGCCTCGTCCCCGACGCCCCCGAGCGCAAGCCGCGAGACCTGGGCGACGATGTCGTCGACTACCGTGAATTCGGCGGCGTGGTGACCGTGGCCGAGGGCGACCCCCTGGTGCGCCGCCAGCCCCCCACCGAGGGCGAGCCCGGGCGCACCGTCACCGGCGACCCCATCAAGCCCCGGCCGGGACGGAACATCGACTTCAAGACGGACAGCTCCGTCCGCATCGCCGAGGACGACCCTGACACCCTGGTGGCCACCATGGGCGGCATGCCGGTGGTTACCGATACCGGCGCCAAGGTGGAGCAGCTCGTGGAGCTGGACACCGTGGATCTCTCCACCGGCCACATCGACTTCGACGGCACGGTGGTGGTCAAGGGAGACGTGGCCGCTGCCATGCGCATCACCGCCACCGGCGACATCAACGTCGGCGGGACGGTGGAGGCCGCTCGCCTCCTGGCCGACGGCGACATCGTCGTCAACGGCGGCGTCCTCGGCCGCGGCAATGTCCGCGACGAGCACGGCGAGGCGCGCACCGAGGCCGGCTACATCAAGGCCGGGGGCTCGCTCCACGCCCGCTTCGTCCAGAACACCATGGTGGAGGCCGGGGACTCGGTCATCGCCAAGGACATGCTCAACAACAGCGAGGTAACCTGCGAGAACCAGGTCGTGGTGGGCGGCAAGGGCGGCTCCGAGAAGGCGCAGATCGTCGGCGGCCTCACCCGGGCGACGACCAAGGTCGAGACCAGCATCCTCGGCTCACCGCGCTCCGCCCACACCCGGGTAGAGGCCGGCTACGACCACGAGTTCCACCAGCGCATGCGCACCTGCCAGGAGGCCCTGGCTGACAAGGACAAGCTCCTCGCCGACGTGGAGCGCATGCTCAACTACTACCGGTCCTACCCGGAGAAGGCCAAGCAGGCGGAAAAGGCCAAACCCGGCCTGATGAAGCGGCTGGTGGCGACCCAGAGCCAGGCCGAGGAGGAGCGCCAGGAACTGGAGGCCAACCGGGAAGAGCTCGAGGCCGACCTGGATCACATGCGCCGCGCCCGGGTGGTGGTTCGCAAGCAGGTCTACTCCAACGTTACCCTCGTCTTCGGCCCCAAGAGCCGGACCACCGACGAGGACATTGAGGAGGGCGGCGTCTTCACCCTTCAGGACCAGTGGATCACCTTCCGGCGCGGGAAGGGCTGA